A stretch of the Streptosporangium sp. NBC_01755 genome encodes the following:
- a CDS encoding TetR/AcrR family transcriptional regulator, with translation MRKDALHNRERLLRAARSLFADRGLDVPLEEIARTAGVSIGTLYNRFPTRTELVEAVFEDRVATVAELAERSLAMDDAWEGFVAFITGVCELQAADLGYNDLAIRGGTAGTDTGYALMQQIIERTQESGTLRDDVTLADMAFVIWGVAATVRATFRVAPGVWRRHLALTLDGLRATAAHPLPAPPMSPAQTHAAMGECH, from the coding sequence ATGCGCAAGGACGCCCTCCACAACCGTGAGCGCCTCCTGCGGGCGGCCAGGAGCCTCTTCGCCGACCGGGGACTCGACGTGCCGCTCGAAGAGATCGCGCGTACGGCGGGGGTGAGCATCGGGACGCTGTACAACCGCTTCCCCACGCGTACCGAGCTGGTGGAAGCGGTATTCGAGGACCGGGTGGCGACCGTCGCCGAGCTGGCCGAGCGGTCGCTCGCGATGGACGACGCCTGGGAGGGATTCGTCGCGTTCATCACCGGCGTGTGCGAGCTACAGGCGGCCGACCTTGGCTACAACGACCTCGCCATACGCGGAGGAACAGCTGGCACGGACACGGGATACGCGCTGATGCAGCAGATCATCGAGCGCACCCAGGAGTCGGGCACCCTGCGGGACGATGTCACGCTGGCCGACATGGCGTTCGTGATCTGGGGGGTCGCGGCGACCGTACGCGCGACGTTCCGCGTCGCTCCCGGAGTCTGGCGGCGGCACCTCGCCCTGACCCTCGACGGCCTACGCGCCACCGCTGCCCACCCCCTCCCCGCCCCACCCATGTCCCCCGCCCAGACGCACGCCGCAATGGGCGAATGCCACTGA
- a CDS encoding BTAD domain-containing putative transcriptional regulator: MDFRVLGPVGVIADGGVAVDIGPYQQRLVLAMCVLSAPRPVGPNRMIDALWEGDPPPGALNTVQAYVSKLRRVFEPGRPREVPPKVLTSRPGGYVLDVPETAIDLGRVRGHVAGGRSLGAAGDHEGAVRELRLALGEWSGDPLEDLPGSSWAAEESAHLVELRLTIEEDLAEAELALGRGASVTAGLAKLVGAHPFRERLRALAAHALYQAGRQADALGLLAEGRRVLMEDLGLDPDPWSREMERRILGQDPELRPRRTAEVGAAAGAADAGKTAAVTEAANTEAANTAEKAGTAETTGAGEAAAEPAGQEKGTGLVGRGAEAGVLARAVSGDGHRVVLLAGEPGIGKTSLAEHAADVARARGRRVVWGRCWDGTGAPPYWPWTQAVQDLVGRDGELAQLARAGTGTGAGTETGQIEGGTGTGSGAGQAGGGQIGRIGTEGWAERTGQAGQRGQSGRFALYEAFARLLNEHGRVLVVLDDLQWADTSSLRLLEFLASTRLCPELTVVATYRDTDVRPGEPLEHTLGVLRRLPHVRRLLLRGLADEEIREYLGRAGADPGRAAEMGRLTAGNPFFLGEVLQLGETPEALSDVVRGRMAHLPPDTEEVLTVAALLGREAATDILTRVAELPEGRVLDIVDAAVGARLLVEGEGPSCRFVHDIVRDVLREALPPLRRRRLHARIAEVLEERNGTRLTEIAHHYREGLLTPAMAGRAIGYTRRAAAQATAQFAHEDAAESLERAIAMIDWLPGPDNGLRCDLLLDLAEAQAAAGMSGAARASLEATAQLAEELGDDNRLARAVLGFSNPIYLAMYEEMTGIDRLAGRIDRVLASDLAGDSPWRAQLLAAAALTGSTLRPVEQSVQMAEEAVRLARRTGEDQTLSRTLIALEILLRSGHDHDHRRAVVAEIVDIGRRTGDLATEWIGRESEYVELNAQGAAGPAAESLAWLRESAERLRLPSMVSLAAWQRAVHAYLAGRFADALAEADASGTAHPEGALGRGDALLRRETFRFLSLRAAGEAGEALALSGEMLAHRPGQSPWRILRCLALIDLGRTDEAREAFAELARDGFAALGPELAYRFVPDAVSEICAALGDEAAGKVLYRRLAPNTGRLLGWSLTDLCLARLALLDGDEERAGAHLRAAEAFAAAAGLRVYEPALRALAGALRPT, translated from the coding sequence ATGGATTTTCGTGTGCTTGGCCCGGTCGGGGTGATCGCCGATGGTGGGGTGGCGGTGGACATCGGCCCCTATCAGCAGCGGCTGGTGCTGGCCATGTGCGTCCTTTCGGCCCCGCGGCCGGTTGGGCCGAACCGGATGATCGACGCGCTCTGGGAGGGCGATCCCCCTCCGGGGGCGCTCAACACCGTGCAGGCGTACGTCTCCAAGCTCCGCCGTGTCTTCGAGCCGGGCAGGCCGAGGGAGGTGCCCCCGAAGGTCCTGACCAGCAGGCCGGGAGGATATGTCCTGGACGTCCCCGAAACCGCGATCGACCTGGGCAGGGTACGGGGACACGTGGCCGGGGGCAGGAGCCTGGGCGCGGCGGGTGACCACGAGGGGGCGGTGCGGGAGCTGCGGCTGGCCCTGGGGGAGTGGAGCGGGGACCCGCTTGAGGATCTCCCGGGCTCCTCCTGGGCGGCGGAGGAGAGCGCGCACCTGGTCGAGCTGCGACTGACGATCGAGGAGGACCTGGCCGAGGCGGAGCTCGCGCTCGGCCGGGGGGCGTCGGTGACGGCCGGGCTGGCCAAGCTGGTCGGTGCCCATCCGTTCAGGGAGCGGCTGCGGGCGCTCGCCGCCCACGCGCTCTACCAGGCGGGACGGCAGGCGGACGCGCTCGGCCTGCTCGCCGAGGGGCGCCGGGTGCTGATGGAGGATCTTGGACTGGACCCCGACCCCTGGTCGAGGGAGATGGAGCGGCGCATTCTCGGCCAGGATCCCGAGCTGAGGCCCAGGCGTACGGCGGAGGTGGGCGCGGCGGCGGGTGCGGCCGACGCGGGGAAGACGGCCGCCGTGACGGAGGCGGCCAATACGGAGGCGGCCAATACGGCGGAGAAGGCCGGTACGGCGGAGACGACGGGTGCCGGGGAAGCGGCGGCGGAGCCGGCCGGGCAGGAGAAAGGCACCGGACTGGTGGGCCGGGGGGCGGAGGCAGGGGTGCTGGCGCGGGCGGTCTCCGGGGACGGGCACCGGGTGGTGCTGCTCGCCGGGGAGCCTGGCATCGGCAAGACCAGCCTCGCCGAGCACGCGGCCGACGTCGCGCGGGCGCGGGGCCGGCGGGTGGTATGGGGCCGTTGCTGGGACGGCACCGGCGCGCCACCCTACTGGCCCTGGACGCAGGCGGTGCAGGACCTGGTCGGCAGGGATGGCGAACTGGCGCAACTCGCCAGAGCCGGAACCGGGACCGGAGCAGGGACCGAAACCGGGCAGATCGAAGGCGGGACCGGGACCGGGAGCGGAGCCGGGCAGGCCGGAGGCGGGCAGATCGGGCGGATCGGGACGGAAGGGTGGGCCGAGCGAACCGGGCAAGCGGGGCAAAGAGGGCAGTCTGGGCGGTTTGCGTTGTACGAGGCGTTCGCCCGGCTGCTGAACGAGCACGGCCGGGTGCTGGTGGTCCTCGACGACCTCCAGTGGGCGGACACCTCGTCGCTGCGGCTGCTGGAGTTCCTGGCCTCCACCCGGCTCTGCCCGGAGCTGACGGTCGTGGCCACGTACCGCGACACCGACGTACGCCCCGGCGAGCCGCTGGAGCACACCCTCGGCGTGCTGCGCCGGCTGCCGCACGTGCGGCGGCTCCTGCTGCGCGGCCTGGCAGATGAGGAGATCCGCGAGTATCTGGGACGGGCCGGCGCCGACCCCGGCCGGGCGGCGGAGATGGGCAGGCTGACCGCGGGCAACCCGTTCTTCCTGGGCGAGGTGCTGCAGCTGGGGGAGACCCCCGAGGCGCTCTCGGACGTGGTGCGCGGCCGGATGGCCCACCTGCCGCCCGACACCGAGGAGGTGCTGACCGTCGCGGCGCTGCTGGGCAGAGAGGCGGCGACCGACATCCTGACGCGCGTGGCGGAGCTGCCCGAGGGGCGGGTGCTCGACATCGTCGACGCCGCCGTGGGGGCCCGGCTGCTGGTCGAGGGGGAGGGGCCGAGCTGCCGGTTCGTGCACGACATCGTCCGTGACGTGCTGCGTGAGGCGCTGCCGCCGCTGCGTCGCAGGAGACTGCACGCACGGATCGCCGAGGTGCTTGAGGAGCGGAACGGGACGCGGCTGACCGAGATCGCCCACCACTACCGAGAGGGCCTGCTGACCCCCGCGATGGCGGGCAGGGCCATCGGCTACACCCGGCGCGCGGCGGCCCAGGCGACCGCGCAGTTCGCCCACGAGGACGCGGCGGAAAGCCTGGAACGGGCGATCGCGATGATCGACTGGCTGCCCGGGCCCGACAACGGGCTCCGCTGCGACCTCCTGCTGGACCTGGCCGAGGCGCAGGCGGCCGCGGGGATGAGCGGCGCGGCCCGCGCCTCACTGGAGGCCACCGCGCAGCTCGCCGAGGAGCTCGGCGACGACAACCGGCTGGCCAGGGCGGTGCTGGGGTTCTCCAACCCGATCTATCTGGCCATGTACGAGGAGATGACCGGCATCGACAGGCTGGCCGGGCGCATCGACCGGGTGCTCGCCTCCGACCTCGCCGGGGACTCGCCGTGGCGGGCCCAGCTGCTCGCCGCCGCCGCGCTGACCGGCTCCACCCTGCGGCCCGTCGAGCAGAGTGTGCAGATGGCGGAGGAGGCGGTGCGGCTGGCCCGACGCACCGGGGAGGACCAGACCCTGTCCAGGACGCTGATCGCCCTGGAGATCCTGCTGCGCTCCGGCCACGACCACGACCACCGGCGGGCGGTCGTCGCCGAGATCGTGGACATCGGCCGCCGCACCGGCGACCTGGCCACCGAGTGGATCGGCAGGGAGAGCGAGTACGTCGAGCTGAACGCCCAGGGCGCCGCCGGGCCGGCCGCGGAGTCGCTGGCCTGGCTGCGGGAGAGCGCGGAAAGGCTCAGGCTCCCCTCGATGGTCAGCCTGGCCGCCTGGCAGCGCGCGGTCCACGCCTACCTGGCCGGACGGTTCGCCGACGCGCTCGCCGAGGCCGACGCGTCCGGCACGGCACACCCGGAGGGGGCGCTGGGCCGGGGCGACGCGCTGCTGCGGCGGGAGACGTTCCGCTTCCTCTCCCTGCGGGCGGCGGGCGAGGCGGGCGAGGCGCTCGCGCTGTCCGGTGAGATGCTCGCCCACCGCCCAGGGCAGAGCCCCTGGCGGATCCTGCGCTGCCTGGCCCTGATCGACCTGGGCAGGACGGACGAGGCGCGGGAGGCCTTCGCCGAACTCGCCCGCGACGGCTTCGCGGCACTCGGCCCCGAGCTGGCCTACCGGTTCGTACCGGACGCCGTCAGTGAGATCTGCGCGGCGCTCGGCGACGAGGCCGCGGGGAAGGTCCTGTACCGCAGGCTCGCCCCGAACACGGGCCGGCTGCTGGGCTGGTCGCTGACCGACCTGTGCCTGGCCCGGCTGGCCCTGCTCGACGGTGACGAGGAGCGGGCCGGGGCCCATCTGCGGGCGGCGGAGGCGTTCGCCGCAGCGGCGGGGCTGCGCGTGTACGAACCCGCGCTCCGCGCGCTGGCCGGTGCGCTTCGGCCGACCTGA
- the mscL gene encoding large conductance mechanosensitive channel protein MscL produces the protein MGGFKKFLLRGNLVELAVAVVVGATFSGLVQALVKDLITPLIGAITGGREPDFSEYVFTVNGAQFMYGDFINHLLSFLIIAAVIYWLVVMPMTRLIGFFDRDKEATEKQCPECLSDIPIAARRCAFCTAVLSQVPLADQPSA, from the coding sequence ATGGGTGGATTCAAGAAGTTCCTACTGAGAGGGAACCTCGTCGAGCTGGCCGTGGCGGTCGTGGTCGGGGCGACCTTCAGCGGGCTGGTGCAGGCTCTGGTCAAGGACCTCATCACGCCGTTGATCGGGGCGATCACCGGCGGCCGGGAACCAGACTTCTCGGAGTACGTGTTCACGGTCAACGGCGCCCAGTTCATGTACGGCGACTTCATCAACCACCTGCTGAGCTTCCTGATCATCGCCGCGGTCATCTACTGGCTCGTCGTGATGCCGATGACCCGGCTGATCGGCTTCTTCGACCGGGACAAGGAGGCCACCGAGAAGCAGTGCCCGGAGTGCCTCAGCGACATCCCGATCGCCGCCAGGCGCTGCGCGTTCTGCACCGCGGTGCTGTCGCAGGTCCCCCTCGCCGACCAGCCCTCGGCGTAG
- the treY gene encoding malto-oligosyltrehalose synthase yields the protein MSEPVKQPTPEPVPAPLEPAPGVVPPEPVPGVVPREPAPGVIPQQVAHDEILLESGALFGEDVPDPVELPEEVPEPPPSPGSYEVPVSTYRLQLTPDFGFDKAAELAPYLRDLGVSHVYLSPILQAVPESRHGYDVTDHSRVREEFGGIEGLRRMSDTLAQHGIGIVVDIVPNHMTVPVPESGNAQLWSVLKEGRKSPYAPWFDIDWSGGDGRVNMPVLGDSGEAVVDGDVLRYHDHVFPLPDANYRLVDWRRGPGYRRFFDVSSLIGLRVEDPEVFDATHAVILSLVQEGIIKGLRVDHPDGLAEPRGYLSRLRAVSGVWTVAEKILIGSERLPADWECDGTTGYEVLNRITGLFVDPSGREPLVELFTRQTGMPSSYAAVVRESKAEVLSLFFGSEIDRLHAVVGSDRRTLVELLAAMPVYRAYAVPGEPVPEISAEIVEEAGRVAAGRLPEGAPVAEVVRRVLAGPAEAITRFQQTCGPVMAKGVEDTALYRWYPLACLNEVGGEPDRFGEPVEEFHAFCRRMSPGTMTTLSTHDTKRSEDVRARLAVLSELPGEWAAAVGEWSSKVSFDPALDYLAWQNLMASWPIGPDRFFDYLFKAAREAKTSISWATPDPAYERGIRDFVTRAIEECGASVEEFAARIEPYARSNSLGQKLVQLMLPGVPDLYWGNEITDFSLVDPDNRRPVDFPLRRRMLSAAQAHASRAHPEQEHPSPATEGLSWDEAKLAVTSRALDLRRRLDPEAPYVPIEAGEHAIAFARGDRAVTVATRLPVGLERCGGWGSSTLTLPHGTWRDLLSGAEHTGRIPLAHLLSVHPVVLLERD from the coding sequence GTGTCTGAGCCCGTCAAGCAGCCCACGCCCGAGCCCGTGCCCGCTCCCCTGGAGCCCGCGCCCGGCGTGGTCCCGCCCGAGCCCGTGCCCGGTGTCGTACCGCGAGAGCCGGCGCCCGGTGTGATCCCGCAGCAGGTCGCCCACGACGAGATCCTGCTGGAATCCGGGGCACTGTTCGGCGAGGACGTGCCGGATCCGGTGGAGCTCCCCGAGGAGGTGCCCGAGCCCCCGCCGTCGCCCGGCTCGTACGAGGTGCCGGTCTCGACCTACCGGCTCCAGCTGACCCCCGACTTCGGGTTCGACAAGGCGGCCGAGCTGGCCCCGTACCTGCGGGACCTGGGGGTGAGCCACGTCTACCTGTCGCCGATCCTGCAGGCCGTGCCGGAGTCGCGGCACGGCTACGACGTGACCGATCACTCGCGCGTCCGCGAGGAGTTCGGCGGCATCGAGGGCCTGCGGCGGATGTCGGATACGCTCGCCCAGCACGGGATCGGCATCGTCGTCGACATCGTGCCCAACCACATGACGGTCCCGGTGCCCGAGTCGGGCAACGCGCAGCTGTGGTCGGTGCTCAAGGAAGGGCGGAAGTCACCGTACGCGCCCTGGTTCGACATCGACTGGTCCGGTGGCGACGGCAGGGTGAACATGCCGGTGCTCGGCGACTCGGGGGAGGCGGTGGTCGACGGCGACGTGCTGCGCTACCACGACCATGTCTTCCCGCTGCCCGACGCGAACTACCGGCTGGTCGACTGGCGGCGCGGACCCGGCTACCGCCGGTTCTTCGACGTGTCCTCGCTGATCGGGTTGCGGGTGGAGGACCCGGAGGTGTTCGACGCCACGCACGCCGTCATCCTCTCGCTCGTCCAGGAGGGGATCATCAAGGGGCTGCGGGTGGATCACCCCGACGGGCTCGCCGAGCCGCGCGGCTACCTGTCGCGGCTGCGCGCCGTCTCGGGCGTGTGGACCGTTGCGGAGAAGATCCTGATCGGCTCCGAGCGGTTGCCCGCGGACTGGGAGTGCGACGGCACCACCGGCTACGAGGTGCTCAACCGGATCACCGGGCTGTTCGTCGACCCGTCGGGGAGGGAGCCGCTGGTGGAGCTGTTCACCCGGCAGACCGGCATGCCCTCCAGCTACGCCGCGGTCGTCCGGGAGTCCAAGGCGGAGGTGCTGAGCCTGTTCTTCGGCTCGGAGATCGACAGGTTGCACGCCGTCGTCGGCTCCGACCGCCGGACGCTGGTGGAGCTGCTCGCCGCGATGCCGGTCTACCGGGCCTACGCGGTGCCGGGCGAGCCGGTGCCCGAGATCTCGGCCGAGATCGTCGAGGAGGCCGGACGGGTCGCCGCGGGGCGGCTGCCCGAGGGCGCTCCGGTGGCGGAGGTCGTCCGGCGGGTGCTGGCCGGGCCCGCCGAGGCGATCACCCGCTTCCAGCAGACCTGCGGTCCGGTGATGGCCAAGGGGGTGGAGGACACCGCCCTCTACCGCTGGTACCCGCTGGCCTGCCTGAACGAGGTGGGCGGCGAGCCCGACAGGTTCGGCGAGCCGGTCGAGGAGTTCCACGCGTTCTGCCGGCGGATGTCGCCGGGCACGATGACGACGCTGTCCACCCACGACACCAAGCGCTCAGAGGACGTACGGGCCCGGCTGGCCGTGCTGTCCGAGCTTCCGGGAGAGTGGGCGGCGGCGGTCGGCGAGTGGTCCTCGAAGGTCTCCTTCGACCCGGCCCTGGACTACCTGGCCTGGCAGAATCTGATGGCCTCCTGGCCGATCGGTCCCGACAGGTTCTTCGACTACCTGTTCAAGGCGGCCCGCGAGGCCAAGACCTCGATCTCCTGGGCCACCCCCGACCCGGCCTACGAGCGCGGCATCCGCGACTTCGTCACCCGGGCCATCGAGGAGTGCGGCGCCTCGGTCGAGGAGTTCGCCGCGAGGATCGAGCCGTATGCCAGGTCCAACTCGCTGGGCCAGAAGCTCGTCCAGCTCATGCTGCCCGGCGTGCCCGACCTCTACTGGGGCAACGAGATCACCGACTTCTCCCTGGTCGACCCGGACAACCGCCGTCCTGTCGACTTCCCGCTGCGCCGCCGGATGCTCTCGGCGGCGCAGGCGCACGCGAGCCGGGCCCACCCGGAGCAGGAGCACCCGAGTCCCGCCACGGAGGGCCTGTCATGGGACGAGGCCAAGCTGGCGGTCACCAGCCGGGCGCTGGATCTGCGGCGGAGGCTGGACCCCGAGGCGCCGTACGTCCCGATCGAGGCCGGAGAGCACGCGATCGCCTTCGCCCGGGGGGATCGGGCGGTGACGGTGGCCACCCGGCTGCCGGTCGGCCTGGAGCGTTGCGGCGGCTGGGGGAGCAGCACGCTCACCCTGCCGCACGGGACCTGGCGGGACCTGCTCTCCGGTGCCGAGCACACCGGCAGGATCCCGCTCGCCCATCTGCTGTCGGTTCACCCCGTCGTACTTCTGGAAAGGGACTGA
- the glgX gene encoding glycogen debranching protein GlgX: MIEIWPGDPYPLGATYDGAGTNFALFTEVAERVELCLFDEENQETRVNFTECEGFVWHGYLPGVGPGQRYGYRVHGPYDPRRGQRCNPAKLLLDPYAKAIEGEVNWDEAVYGYRFGDPESRNDDDSAPFMPHSIVINPFFGWGHDRPPSTPYHNTVIYEAHVKGLTINHPKIPERIRGTYAAIGHPEIIDHLTALGVTAIELMPVHQFVTDHVLADRGLTNYWGYNSIGFFAPHNAYSSTGQRGGQVLEFKAMVKALHEANIEVILDVVYNHTAEGNHLGPTLSMRGIDNTDYYRLVDDDKRYYLDTTGTGNSLFMRSPHVLQMIMDSLRYWVIEMHVDGFRFDLAATLARELHEVDRLSAFFDLVQQDPVLSQVKLIAEPWDLGPGGYQVGNFPARWTEWNGMYRDTIRDLWRGEPASLPEFASRLTGSSDLYQDDSRRPAASINFVTCHDGFTLQDLVSYNGKHNEANGEDNRDGTDDNRSWNCGEEGPASLAVESLREQQKRNFLTTLFLSQGVPMISHGDELGRTQRGNNNGYCQDNELSWVDWSDVRENWLLLEFTRRLAKLRADHPVFRRRRFFYGRPVRGSEENLSDIAWLTPRGEKMTDADWNVGYARSLAVFLNGEAITEPDRRGRQIVDDSFLLLFNAHHDVIKFTLPKDYGEMWLTEIDTAMPIMVDSRVCRAGESVPVVGRSVRVLRRV; this comes from the coding sequence ATGATCGAGATCTGGCCGGGTGATCCCTATCCTCTCGGGGCCACCTACGACGGCGCGGGGACCAACTTCGCGCTTTTCACCGAGGTCGCCGAACGCGTCGAGCTGTGCCTGTTCGACGAGGAGAACCAGGAGACGCGGGTCAACTTCACCGAATGCGAGGGTTTCGTCTGGCACGGATACCTGCCCGGCGTCGGTCCGGGACAGCGGTACGGCTACCGCGTGCACGGCCCGTACGATCCGCGGAGGGGGCAGCGGTGCAATCCGGCCAAGCTCCTGCTCGACCCGTACGCCAAGGCGATCGAGGGGGAGGTGAACTGGGACGAGGCGGTGTACGGCTACCGCTTCGGTGATCCGGAGAGCCGTAACGACGACGACTCGGCCCCGTTCATGCCGCACTCCATCGTGATCAATCCGTTCTTCGGGTGGGGGCACGATCGGCCGCCGAGCACGCCGTACCACAACACGGTGATCTACGAGGCGCACGTCAAGGGTCTGACGATCAATCATCCGAAGATCCCCGAGCGGATCCGCGGCACCTACGCGGCGATCGGGCATCCGGAGATCATCGATCACCTGACCGCCCTCGGGGTGACGGCGATCGAGCTCATGCCGGTACACCAGTTCGTCACCGACCACGTCCTCGCCGATCGGGGGCTGACGAACTACTGGGGCTACAACAGCATCGGGTTCTTCGCCCCGCACAACGCCTACTCCAGCACCGGGCAGCGCGGCGGGCAGGTACTGGAGTTCAAGGCCATGGTCAAGGCCCTGCACGAGGCGAACATCGAGGTCATCCTCGACGTGGTCTACAACCACACGGCCGAGGGCAACCACCTGGGCCCGACGCTGAGCATGCGGGGCATCGACAACACCGACTACTACCGCCTGGTCGACGACGACAAGCGCTACTACCTGGACACCACGGGCACCGGCAACAGCCTGTTCATGCGCTCCCCGCACGTGCTTCAAATGATCATGGATTCGCTCCGCTACTGGGTCATCGAGATGCACGTGGACGGTTTCAGGTTCGACCTGGCCGCGACGCTGGCGCGGGAACTGCACGAGGTCGACCGGCTGAGCGCCTTCTTCGACCTGGTCCAGCAGGACCCGGTGCTGTCGCAGGTCAAGCTGATCGCCGAGCCGTGGGACCTCGGCCCCGGCGGCTACCAGGTGGGCAACTTCCCCGCCAGGTGGACCGAGTGGAACGGCATGTACCGCGACACGATCCGCGACCTGTGGCGGGGTGAGCCCGCCTCGCTGCCCGAGTTCGCCTCCAGGCTGACCGGCTCCAGCGACCTCTACCAGGACGACAGCCGACGCCCCGCCGCCTCCATCAACTTCGTCACCTGCCACGACGGGTTCACCCTGCAGGATCTCGTCTCCTACAACGGCAAGCACAACGAGGCCAACGGCGAGGACAACCGGGACGGCACCGACGACAACCGCTCCTGGAACTGCGGTGAGGAAGGGCCCGCCTCGCTGGCCGTCGAGTCCCTGCGCGAGCAGCAGAAGCGCAACTTCCTGACCACTCTTTTCCTGTCCCAGGGCGTTCCGATGATTTCCCACGGTGACGAGTTGGGCCGTACCCAGCGGGGCAACAACAACGGGTACTGCCAGGACAACGAACTGAGCTGGGTCGACTGGTCCGACGTCAGGGAGAACTGGCTGCTGCTCGAGTTCACCCGGCGGCTGGCCAAGCTCCGCGCCGACCACCCGGTCTTCCGGCGGCGTAGGTTCTTCTACGGGCGGCCCGTACGCGGTTCGGAGGAGAACCTCAGCGACATCGCCTGGCTCACTCCGAGAGGGGAGAAGATGACCGATGCCGACTGGAACGTTGGCTACGCCAGGTCGCTGGCCGTCTTCCTGAACGGTGAGGCCATCACCGAGCCCGACCGCAGGGGGCGGCAGATCGTCGACGACTCGTTCCTGCTGCTGTTCAACGCCCACCACGACGTCATCAAGTTCACCCTTCCGAAGGACTACGGTGAGATGTGGCTGACCGAGATCGACACGGCGATGCCGATCATGGTTGACAGCCGGGTCTGCCGGGCCGGAGAGAGCGTGCCGGTGGTCGGCCGCTCGGTGCGGGTGTTGCGCCGTGTCTGA
- the treZ gene encoding malto-oligosyltrehalose trehalohydrolase: MFEVWAPRATTVDVEIGEVRHPMSSAGGGWWFAEVPGAGHGTDYRFRLDGGEALPDPRTRWQPEGIFGPSRVYDHDRFEWGDALWRGRDLPGSVVYELHIGTFTPEGTFDAAIGKLEHLVELGVDFVEIMPVPPVPGGRNWGYDGVDLWAVTDNYGGPDGLKRLVDACHRRGLGVILDVVYNHLGPSGNFLAPFGPYFHSSASSFWGQAVNLDGPGSDEVRAYFVGNAMQWLRDYHIDGLRLDAVHALHDDRAVHLLEEMAAETEALSAAVGRPLTLIAESDLNDPRLMSPREAGGYGLAAAWNDDVHHALHVAVSGERHGYYDDFYGALPKVLTRAYYHDGTYSSFRGRSHGRSAAHLPGYRFVCCAQNHDQIGNRAEGDRLAPGVLRLAAGLLLTSPFTPMLFMGEEWGARTPFLFFTDHVEPQLREGEADRRRREFVGFGYDDWAEKAPDPGEELTFLRSKLDWSELDDDAHRAHLDWYRALIALRRAHPELTDPRLDRVRVDHGESWLVVHRGGLRVAANLGPVPLTVRLGPGRFAPGHILLASDPSATVRGEELSLPARSLAVVRLDPPG; the protein is encoded by the coding sequence ATGTTCGAGGTCTGGGCACCGCGGGCGACGACGGTGGACGTGGAGATCGGCGAGGTTCGCCACCCGATGTCGTCCGCGGGCGGCGGCTGGTGGTTCGCGGAGGTGCCCGGGGCCGGGCACGGCACCGACTACCGGTTCCGGCTGGACGGGGGCGAGGCGCTGCCCGATCCCCGTACCCGCTGGCAGCCGGAGGGGATCTTCGGCCCGAGCCGGGTCTACGACCACGACCGCTTCGAGTGGGGCGACGCCCTGTGGCGGGGGCGTGACCTGCCGGGCTCGGTCGTCTACGAGCTGCACATCGGCACCTTCACCCCCGAGGGCACCTTCGACGCGGCGATCGGCAAGCTGGAACACCTGGTGGAGCTCGGCGTCGACTTCGTGGAGATCATGCCGGTACCGCCGGTGCCCGGCGGGCGCAACTGGGGCTACGACGGCGTGGACCTGTGGGCCGTCACCGACAACTACGGCGGCCCTGACGGGCTCAAGCGCCTCGTGGACGCCTGCCATCGGCGTGGGCTCGGTGTGATCCTCGACGTCGTCTACAACCACCTCGGCCCCTCGGGTAACTTTCTCGCCCCCTTCGGCCCCTACTTCCACTCCAGTGCCTCCTCCTTCTGGGGGCAGGCGGTCAACCTGGACGGCCCCGGCTCCGACGAGGTGCGTGCCTACTTCGTCGGCAACGCGATGCAGTGGCTGCGCGACTACCACATCGACGGCCTGAGACTGGACGCCGTGCACGCCCTGCACGACGACCGGGCCGTTCACCTGCTGGAGGAGATGGCCGCCGAGACGGAGGCGCTGTCGGCGGCGGTGGGCAGGCCGCTGACGCTCATCGCCGAGTCCGACCTCAACGACCCCCGGCTGATGTCCCCCCGCGAGGCCGGAGGGTACGGCCTGGCGGCTGCCTGGAATGACGACGTGCACCACGCCCTGCACGTGGCGGTGAGCGGGGAGCGGCACGGCTACTACGACGACTTCTACGGGGCACTGCCCAAGGTGTTGACCCGCGCCTACTACCACGACGGGACCTACTCGTCCTTTCGGGGGCGATCCCACGGCCGGTCTGCGGCCCACCTGCCCGGCTACCGCTTCGTCTGCTGCGCGCAGAACCACGACCAGATCGGCAACCGCGCGGAGGGCGACCGGCTGGCGCCCGGGGTGCTCCGGCTGGCCGCCGGGCTCCTGCTGACCTCGCCGTTCACCCCCATGCTGTTCATGGGGGAGGAGTGGGGGGCGCGCACGCCGTTCCTGTTCTTCACAGATCACGTCGAGCCGCAGCTGCGTGAGGGCGAGGCCGACCGGCGGCGACGGGAGTTCGTCGGCTTCGGCTACGACGACTGGGCGGAGAAGGCCCCCGACCCCGGCGAGGAGCTGACGTTCCTGCGCTCCAAGCTCGACTGGAGCGAGCTGGACGACGACGCCCACCGGGCCCACCTCGACTGGTACCGGGCCCTGATCGCGCTGCGCCGGGCGCATCCCGAGCTGACGGACCCGAGGCTGGATCGGGTCCGGGTCGACCACGGCGAGTCCTGGCTGGTCGTCCATCGGGGAGGGCTCAGGGTGGCGGCCAACCTCGGTCCGGTCCCGCTCACCGTCAGGCTCGGGCCAGGACGGTTCGCGCCCGGCCACATCCTGCTCGCCTCTGACCCGTCGGCGACGGTGCGGGGAGAGGAGCTGTCCCTGCCCGCCCGCTCTCTCGCGGTGGTGAGACTGGATCCGCCCGGCTGA